In the Mya arenaria isolate MELC-2E11 chromosome 11, ASM2691426v1 genome, one interval contains:
- the LOC128207208 gene encoding uncharacterized protein LOC128207208: MTSVGKSGDVAERSPSVISANLKEGMLLRKKLIVLDRSERAIVHQIKVDQKVLYKRFQARLTRSRLAHARLLGQRDVQRELRSKNLGDLNTNIVAVSEEDYLFLEKLEQRPCTASSFSPCIEIPKTSPRRPKEVNELSQKASTKAANDNELLERPASACARISGTEVKDVNISRDDDEQLKVRPATTLGMRVDEEFLKRQLHLNTGRTATEDSKQSNTNRFSESTIEQNEDTNTIEHESESERNGNEGDDTSEERKPTVQFLENVATERPRPNTVAHMNGQVEVDDDTAPRSPSSPNSPQNAGKQRVDFFQEGKKLDMVSLRLKQARSVDFTDEVQKFCDGLEEVQVGGSGTSVDYYSVRLQMSLDQANSKSRIQVPGTPEDENKRSIGNIFVRSLTVPNINMDFNRPVK; this comes from the coding sequence ATGACATCTGTTGGTAAGTCAGGGGACGTGGCGGAGCGGTCGCCGTCCGTTATCTCTGCCAACTTGAAAGAAGGGATGCTGCTTCGGAAGAAGCTGATTGTTCTGGACCGATCGGAGCGAGCCATCGTCCACCAGATCAAGGTTGACCAGAAGGTCCTCTACAAACGATTCCAGGCCCGTCTCACACGCTCCCGTCTCGCGCATGCGCGGCTCCTTGGACAGCGGGACGTACAAAGAGAATTGCGGTCGAAAAATCTCGGTGATCTAAATACGAACATTGTTGCAGTATCAGAAGAAGACTACTTATTCCTGGAAAAGTTGGAGCAACGACCTTGCACTGCATCGTCTTTCTCTCCGTGTATAGAAATCCCGAAAACTTCACCTCGAAGACCGAAGGAAGTCAACGAACTGAGCCAGAAAGCATCTACCAAAGCCGCGAACGACAATGAGTTACTTGAAAGACCGGCTTCTGCATGTGCAAGGATTTCCGGAACGGAAGTAAAGGATGTTAACATTTCTAGAGACGATGACGAGCAACTTAAGGTGCGACCAGCGACAACACTAGGAATGCGAGTGGACGAAGAATTTTTGAAACGTCAACTACACCTAAATACTGGGAGGACTGCTACTGAAGATTCGAAGCAAAGTAATACTAACAGATTTTCTGAAAGTACTATTGAACAAAATGAAGACACTAACACTATTGAACATGAATCTGAATCCGAAAGAAACGGAAACGAAGGAGATGATACTAGCGAGGAACGCAAACCTACAGTTCAGTTCCTTGAAAATGTGGCAACAGAGCGCCCAAGACCTAACACTGTGGCACATATGAACGGACAGGTAGAGGTGGACGACGACACGGCGCCTCGCTCGCCCTCCTCCCCAAACTCACCGCAGAACGCCGGCAAACAGCGCGTCGATTTCTTCCAAGAGGGGAAGAAGCTGGACATGGTATCACTGCGACTGAAGCAGGCGCGAAGTGTGGACTTTACCGACGAGGTCCAGAAGTTTTGCGATGGTCTGGAGGAGGTGCAGGTGGGCGGCAGTGGCACCAGCGTTGACTATTACTCCGTGCGACTCCAGATGTCATTGGATCAAGCAAACTCCAAGTCTCGCATCCAGGTGCCTGGAACTCCGGAAGACGAAAATAAGCGCTCCATCGGAAACATCTTCGTTAGAAGCTTGACTGTGCCGAATATTAACATGGACTTTAATAGGCCTGTCAAGTAG